The proteins below are encoded in one region of Bacteroides uniformis:
- a CDS encoding carbohydrate kinase family protein yields MRKVIGIGETILDIIFRGGQPTAAVPGGSVFNGIVSLGRIGVPICFISETGNDHVGNIILNFMRENNIPTDHVNVFPDGKSPVSLAFLNNRSDAEYIFYKDYPKQRLDVEYPQIQEDDIVIIGSYYALNPVLRDKVVELLERAHDMHAIIYYDPNFRSSHKEEAIKLAPTIIENLEYANIVRGSQEDFFYMWGLQEADKIYKDKVKFYCRNFLCTAGAEQVSLRTGTISKEYSIPPLEAVSTIGAGDNFNAGIIFGLLKYNVRYEDLDTMDEATWDQVIQYGIEFAAEVCKSFNNSVSKEFAEARKYQP; encoded by the coding sequence ATGCGTAAAGTAATAGGCATCGGAGAAACCATACTGGACATCATATTCCGTGGCGGACAGCCCACAGCAGCCGTTCCGGGCGGTTCGGTATTCAACGGCATCGTTTCACTGGGACGTATCGGTGTTCCCATCTGCTTTATCAGTGAAACGGGCAACGACCACGTGGGCAATATCATCCTCAACTTCATGCGCGAGAACAATATTCCCACAGACCATGTCAATGTGTTCCCCGACGGGAAGTCCCCCGTATCACTCGCTTTCCTGAACAACCGGAGCGATGCGGAATACATCTTCTACAAAGATTATCCCAAGCAGCGCCTGGACGTGGAATATCCGCAGATTCAGGAAGACGACATCGTAATCATAGGGTCGTACTATGCCCTGAATCCGGTACTGCGCGACAAAGTGGTGGAGCTACTGGAACGCGCACACGACATGCATGCCATCATCTACTACGATCCCAATTTCCGTTCGTCCCATAAAGAGGAGGCCATCAAGCTGGCTCCCACCATCATCGAGAATCTGGAATACGCCAACATTGTACGCGGCTCGCAAGAGGATTTCTTCTATATGTGGGGCCTGCAGGAGGCCGACAAGATATACAAAGACAAAGTAAAGTTCTACTGCCGCAACTTCCTCTGCACAGCCGGCGCGGAGCAGGTTTCATTGCGCACCGGCACGATTTCCAAGGAATATTCCATCCCCCCACTGGAGGCGGTCAGCACCATCGGTGCAGGAGACAACTTCAACGCAGGCATCATCTTCGGGCTGCTGAAATATAATGTACGCTACGAGGACCTCGATACCATGGACGAGGCTACTTGGGACCAAGTTATCCAATACGGCATTGAGTTTGCCGCCGAGGTATGCAAGAGTTTCAACAACTCCGTTTCAAAGGAATTTGCAGAAGCACGAAAATACCAGCCATAG
- a CDS encoding SIS domain-containing protein — MIASIQELLQKEAQAVLNIPVTDAYERAVELIVEQVHRKKGKLVTSGMGKAGQIAMNIATTFCSTGIPSVFLHPSEAQHGDLGILQENDLLLLISNSGKTREIVELTQLAHNLNPGLKFIVITGNPDSPLAHESNVCLSTGKPQEVCVLGMTPTTSTTAMTVIGDILVVQTMKETGFTIEDYSKRHHGGYLGEKSRSLCVK, encoded by the coding sequence ATGATTGCATCCATTCAAGAGCTTTTGCAGAAAGAGGCACAGGCCGTACTGAACATTCCAGTGACGGACGCTTATGAAAGAGCTGTAGAACTCATCGTAGAACAAGTGCACCGCAAAAAAGGGAAACTGGTAACTTCGGGTATGGGCAAGGCCGGACAGATAGCCATGAACATCGCCACTACCTTCTGCTCCACCGGCATTCCTTCCGTTTTCCTGCACCCCAGCGAAGCACAGCATGGTGACCTCGGCATCCTTCAGGAGAACGACTTGTTGCTACTTATCTCCAATTCGGGCAAAACTCGCGAAATCGTGGAGCTGACACAGCTGGCACATAACCTGAACCCGGGACTGAAGTTCATCGTCATCACCGGAAACCCCGACAGCCCCCTGGCACACGAATCCAATGTATGCCTCAGCACCGGGAAACCGCAAGAAGTATGTGTACTGGGCATGACGCCTACGACTTCGACCACCGCCATGACCGTCATCGGCGACATCCTGGTGGTACAGACCATGAAAGAAACAGGATTCACCATTGAAGACTACTCCAAGCGCCATCACGGTGGTTACCTCGGAGAAAAATCAAGATCGCTATGCGTAAAGTAA